Part of the Sorghum bicolor cultivar BTx623 chromosome 1, Sorghum_bicolor_NCBIv3, whole genome shotgun sequence genome, GCATTTTTTCTCTGGCTTTCCAAATCTGAATCTGAATGGATCCAGCTATCTAAGTTTCCATTTGGCATAAGCTCGAATACTAGAGCCCTGAAGTCTTTACCTTGGTGGTCGATGCTCGAACAGCATGTGATGATCTTTACAAGGCATCGGTGCCTAACTCTTCGCAGTGCCTCACACTCAGTCTGGAAACTTTTGTATGATCCTGATTGCTGAAGATTAAATACTTTGATAGCTACAGAAACACGTCCATTTTTTAAGGTGCCACTGTATACGGACCCATATCTTCCTTGTCCTAGGAGATTGGATTCTGAGAACCCATCGGTTCCTTTGAGTATCTCATCATATGAAACCATTGGAAGCTCTATATCAGTGAAACGAGGTGGTAGGTTTTCTTCCAGCTGCTGGGTTGCTGCCATTGCCATAGACCTTCTGTAAAGGAACGCGGCTAATGAAAGCACTGAAAGTAAAACCAGGATAGCTCCTACTGTCGGCAATGCTATTCTAAGCAACGTTGACGTGGTTTTCTTATTGTTCCTTGCAGCAGAGTCTGGGCACTTTGGCAGATGAAGCTGTGGCATTCCACCGCATAACTTATCGTTTCCAACTATTGATAGTCCAGTTAGATTCTGGAAAACTCCGTCCTGTGGTACTTCACCTTGTAAATTGTTGAAGGACAGGTCGAGACGGACCAGTGATGTTTGATTACCTAGGAGCTGTGGAATTTGTCCTGATAGGTTATTGTGGGCAAGGTATAGCTGCTGCAAATTGGTAATATCCCCTAGGTCCCCAGGAATGCTTCCATTCAGCTTATTGCTTGTCAAGTTCAGTAAAGTAAGCCCTTTCATGTCACCGAAAACAGGAGGGATGTTTCCTTGTAATAAATTGCCATCCATTAGGAGGATTTCTAGTACTACGCAGTTGCTGATGGCATCAGGTATCATACCAGACAGTCGGTTTCTCGATAGAGAGAGCACTCCAAGATTCACAAAGTTACCAACCTCTGACGGAAGAGGTCCCTCCAGCAAGTTATCAGACAAATCCAAATACAGTGACAGTGATGGTAGGTTCATAACCTCTCTTGGGATCACCCCACTAAGGTTGTTGCTAGACAAATCTAGTACCGACAGTTTCTTCAGATTCCCCATGCTTGCTGGAATCGATCCCTCCAGGCTGTTGGCTTTGACAATGAGGTTAACTAGACCAGTGAGGTTTCCGATGGATGACGGGATGCTTCCTGACAAGTTGTTGTAACTCAGAAACAGCTTGTTCAGCTGTGTGAGCTTGCCTATGCTTACTGGAATGGCCCCAGTGAGCAAGTTCTCTCCAAGCATAAGCTGCTGAAGGCCTACCAGATTTCCAATGTCAGTTGGGATGGCACCAGATATACTGTTGGAGAAAATCAGTAGCTCCTGGAGAGTCGTGGACAAATTAGCCAATGAATTTGGTAGTTCCCCTGCAAACCTACTATTCCATCCCAATTCTAGTACTTGCAGCGCGCTACAATTTGTGAGCGAAGTAACGAATGCCCAATCTTGCTCACTGTATGCCTGGAACATGTTGTTGTCCAGGTTGAACCATTCAAGTTGCTGCAGTCTGCCTAGCGCAGAAGGGACGACTCCACTGAACTCATTGACGGACACGTCAAAAACTTGGAGATTGGAGAGATTAGTGAGAGATGTGGGGATGGCTCCCGTGAACCGGTTACCTCCAAGCGCAAAGAACCGCATGCTGCTGCCAAGGGTTGTTCCGAAATCTTGAGGGAGACGACCGTGCAGCTCGTTCTCCGCCATGGAAAGTAGCTTGAGCGATGACAGGTTGTACAGGGAAGGAGGAAACGTTCCCGAGAGGTTGTTCATGGAGAGCTGAAGGCTCCTGAGGTGTGGGTTTCCCCCGATGCCCGCGGGGATCGGCCCCTCTATGTGGTTGATCGCCAGGGACAGGTCCTCCAGCCGGGAGAGGTTCCCGAGCGACGCAGGGATGGTTCCGGTGATGCTGTTGTTGGCAAGACGGAGAACTCTGAGCACCGTCAGCATGTCGCCGATCTCGGCAGGTATTCTTCCTCGCAGCCCCCTGTTGCCACTGACGTCCATGACCTCGAGACGGACGCAGCGGCTGATGTTGCCCGGGATCTCGCCGGCGAGCGAGTTGTCCGCCAGATCAAGATACCAGAGGCGGCGGAGGGAGCCGATGGTCGGCGGGATGTCGCCGCGGAGGGCGTTGAGGCTCAGGTTGAGGGACCGGAGGAAGGTGAGGTTGCCGATGGCGGGGGAGATGGTGCCGGCGAGCCCCTGGGATTGCAGGTCGAGAGCGACCACCCTCCGTGGGTGTCTCTGGCCGCCGCACCTCACGCCCTCCCAGCTGCAGTAGCTGCCGCTGCCGTTCCGAGACCAGGAGGCGAGCGAGGCTCCGGACGCCGCCTTTGCCTTGAAATCTAGGAGCGCGCGCTCGTCGCTTTCTTGGCCAGTCGACGGCGGCGCGGCTGCCGTGGCAACTGCACGCCTACCCGCCATGGCGTAGAGAAGCAGCAGCATTTGAGCTGCCCTCGCATGGAGCTGCAgcatggctggctggctggctggttcTTGCCTCTGCTTGGCCCATCCTATTCCTAGGACGCGCGACGCCGTATCATCATCTCGTCTGAAATCAAAATTCAGGAACGAGGACTCGCTGTGTCTGTCACTGTCTTAGAGTGTTGACTCCCTTGTCCATGAACAGAACCAGTGAACCCGCTGTAGAAGCGACTAGCGAATCGCGACCCGGAATCCTGTTTGGCACGCTCGGAGCAGAACTGACGCACGACCTCTGTTCGGGTGAGAGCCCGCTTTCCCTGAAGCTTCCTCTACCCTTTTTCTTTCCGCGTTCCGCTTTCGGGGTGAAATTGAAACACAGCCAGTTGGATCTGGGGCCATGGATGTGATCAATCCATTGGCCCATATGTCGCTGTTTTCCTTTCCTATcttgctaggccttgtttaccttaaaaaaaaattcaagatttttttgtcaaatcaaattttacgacacatgcatagaatattaaatataaataaaaacaaaaactatgcaatttacctgtaaattgcgagacgaatcttttaaacctaattccttcatgattagataatgtttgtcaaataaaaacgaaactgCTACAATGTCAAATCCCAAatctttttagatctaaacaaggccctagttttTAGTGTGCTAATAACTATTTCGTCTAATAGCAACATTTTAATTGATAAGAGATGGTAATAGATTCAAAGGTGAAAAGGTGATTTATTAGCATGTGTTGTTTAGATCCATGTTTGTTAATTTTAGCGTGCTAGCCGCTATCATCAAGATTCAAACATGAAACATGCCCTACCCTGACAGTAATAGTACTGTAGGAATATGGTGATGATCAAGTAGAATATGATTTGTGGACTTTTACCTGAGCTCTAAACAACTATACATTAGTACGATGTGTTGAAAAAAAGTATGAAAGAGTACGTTTTGCTAATTCATTGATCCAGTTTATGTTCGTATCGACTTATGTAGAAAAAAGAAGCTTCTTATTTGTTAATATAGGTTTTAGGGTCTGTTCGGTGATCTGAAAAGTCATAGCGAAAAATATTATTCGccgatttattgtgagaaaaaaacatAATTGACTAACAGAAAAAGTACGGCTTATAAAACAAGCGAACAAACTTTTAATATTACCTTTTGAATTCCTTTGTGCAAAACGACCATTCAATGGGCCAAACATTCTTAAGAACTAACCATCCTTATAGTATTAGTCTAAGAGGTAAGATTAAGAAACTTGTGGGAGTGAAAGTGAACCGATTGTTTATTAGTAATATAGATCGAAGCCGGCGCCAACGGGTTGGCCGCTTTAGCCGGAAGGTAGCTTAGGTGTTAGGCGATAGCCCTGGTTTGTTAAAGTCAAAATGTAGC contains:
- the LOC8083911 gene encoding receptor kinase-like protein Xa21: MLQLHARAAQMLLLLYAMAGRRAVATAAAPPSTGQESDERALLDFKAKAASGASLASWSRNGSGSYCSWEGVRCGGQRHPRRVVALDLQSQGLAGTISPAIGNLTFLRSLNLSLNALRGDIPPTIGSLRRLWYLDLADNSLAGEIPGNISRCVRLEVMDVSGNRGLRGRIPAEIGDMLTVLRVLRLANNSITGTIPASLGNLSRLEDLSLAINHIEGPIPAGIGGNPHLRSLQLSMNNLSGTFPPSLYNLSSLKLLSMAENELHGRLPQDFGTTLGSSMRFFALGGNRFTGAIPTSLTNLSNLQVFDVSVNEFSGVVPSALGRLQQLEWFNLDNNMFQAYSEQDWAFVTSLTNCSALQVLELGWNSRFAGELPNSLANLSTTLQELLIFSNSISGAIPTDIGNLVGLQQLMLGENLLTGAIPVSIGKLTQLNKLFLSYNNLSGSIPSSIGNLTGLVNLIVKANSLEGSIPASMGNLKKLSVLDLSSNNLSGVIPREVMNLPSLSLYLDLSDNLLEGPLPSEVGNFVNLGVLSLSRNRLSGMIPDAISNCVVLEILLMDGNLLQGNIPPVFGDMKGLTLLNLTSNKLNGSIPGDLGDITNLQQLYLAHNNLSGQIPQLLGNQTSLVRLDLSFNNLQGEVPQDGVFQNLTGLSIVGNDKLCGGMPQLHLPKCPDSAARNNKKTTSTLLRIALPTVGAILVLLSVLSLAAFLYRRSMAMAATQQLEENLPPRFTDIELPMVSYDEILKGTDGFSESNLLGQGRYGSVYSGTLKNGRVSVAIKVFNLQQSGSYKSFQTECEALRRVRHRCLVKIITCCSSIDHQGKDFRALVFELMPNGNLDSWIHSDSDLESQRKNAATLTLEQRLDIAVDITDALDYLHNGCHPMIIHCDLKPSNILLTQDMRACVGDFGIARILNEAAKETCVNSNSTIGVRGSIGYVAPEYGEGLGVSTHGDVYSLGIVLIEMFTRRRPTDDMFRDGLNLHYFVEAAALPGQVMEIADSRIWLYDQAKNSNGTRDISRTRECLAAIIQLGVLCSKQSPKDRLSISDAAVEVHNIRDTYLSNMGMKHHKYVKEISV